One window of the Deltaproteobacteria bacterium genome contains the following:
- a CDS encoding HAD family phosphatase encodes MPIRDEFAAVLFDVDGVLLDSMSLHVDAWVRAGQELGIEITEDEVYRREGEKAEVSARDFVKSAGMMTTRARAAALLERKREIYARIAAAPKLFPGVEAVLAAARGAGLALAFVTGTSRAEMNAILPASVAEFFDASVCGDEVMHGKPNPEPYMTAARLLKLHARECLVIENAPYGIRSGRTAGCTVWAVRSTLDGDHLREAHRVIERIEDLLPEI; translated from the coding sequence ATGCCGATCCGCGACGAGTTCGCCGCGGTGCTCTTCGATGTGGACGGGGTGCTTCTCGATTCGATGAGCCTGCACGTCGACGCGTGGGTGCGCGCCGGGCAGGAGCTGGGCATCGAGATCACCGAGGACGAAGTCTATCGCCGCGAGGGCGAAAAAGCCGAGGTCTCGGCGCGCGATTTCGTGAAGAGCGCCGGGATGATGACGACGCGCGCCCGCGCCGCCGCACTGCTCGAACGCAAGCGGGAGATCTACGCGCGCATCGCCGCCGCGCCGAAGCTCTTCCCCGGTGTCGAAGCGGTGCTCGCCGCCGCGCGCGGGGCCGGGCTCGCGCTCGCTTTCGTCACGGGCACGAGCCGCGCCGAGATGAACGCGATTCTGCCCGCGAGCGTGGCGGAATTTTTCGACGCGTCGGTGTGCGGCGACGAGGTGATGCACGGCAAGCCGAACCCCGAGCCGTACATGACCGCCGCGCGGCTGCTGAAACTCCACGCCCGCGAGTGCCTGGTGATCGAGAACGCGCCCTACGGTATCCGCTCGGGACGGACTGCGGGGTGCACGGTGTGGGCCGTGCGCAGCACGCTGGACGGCGACCACCTGCGCGAAGCGCACCGCGTGATCGAACGCATCGAGGATCTGCTCCCCGAAATCTGA
- a CDS encoding glycosyltransferase family 4 protein encodes MVDWPKPSRFDVAAHRKTRDMTTPNVLYAVAADFAGAGIGRTAYRAALGLDRAGMLARVACLSARPCEIEPARIDAYPFLPDAARRVAGDKLYYEAKNRAFDARLMRAIGRAEGLTSIHVWNSQATGAIAEAKRRGLGVVVDRASTHIRTQSRILRDAYARHGIRYEPTHDRVVARCLRDYDLADLVTVPSPFAHDSFLAEGFDPARLVLNPFGANLNVVAPPIAARPGPFTVLFVGQIGVRKGVPELLAAWERAALPDARLVLAGGIEPMSRRIIDPDRPRPGVTFAGFVADVGALMRTAHVFAFPSIEEGSALVTYEAMAHGLPMIVTPNAGSVARADEDALFVPPGDIDALADALRRLHDDADLRDRLLRSARARVEQFPWAAYGERTAETHQRLA; translated from the coding sequence GTGGTGGACTGGCCGAAACCCTCCCGCTTCGACGTCGCCGCGCACCGCAAAACCCGCGACATGACCACGCCCAACGTCCTCTACGCCGTCGCCGCGGATTTTGCCGGCGCCGGCATCGGTCGGACCGCGTATCGCGCCGCGCTCGGCCTCGATCGCGCCGGGATGCTCGCGCGCGTCGCGTGCCTGTCCGCAAGGCCATGCGAGATCGAGCCGGCGCGCATCGATGCGTATCCGTTTTTGCCCGACGCGGCGCGCCGCGTCGCCGGCGACAAGCTGTATTACGAGGCGAAAAACCGCGCCTTTGACGCACGGCTGATGCGCGCCATCGGCCGCGCCGAGGGCCTCACGTCGATCCACGTCTGGAACTCGCAGGCGACGGGCGCGATCGCCGAAGCGAAGCGACGCGGGTTGGGCGTGGTGGTCGATCGCGCGAGCACGCACATCCGAACGCAGTCACGCATCCTGCGTGACGCCTACGCGCGTCACGGCATCCGCTACGAGCCCACGCACGATCGCGTCGTGGCGCGGTGCCTGCGCGACTACGATCTCGCCGACCTCGTCACCGTGCCCTCGCCTTTCGCGCACGACAGCTTTCTCGCCGAGGGATTCGACCCCGCGCGGCTCGTGCTCAATCCCTTCGGCGCGAATCTGAACGTCGTCGCGCCGCCGATCGCCGCGCGGCCGGGCCCCTTCACCGTGCTCTTCGTCGGACAGATCGGCGTGCGCAAGGGCGTGCCGGAACTGCTCGCCGCGTGGGAGCGCGCCGCGCTTCCCGATGCGCGCCTCGTGCTCGCGGGCGGCATCGAGCCGATGTCACGACGGATCATCGATCCGGACCGTCCTCGTCCCGGAGTGACCTTCGCGGGATTCGTCGCCGACGTCGGCGCGCTCATGCGCACGGCGCACGTCTTCGCGTTTCCGTCAATCGAGGAAGGCAGTGCACTCGTCACCTACGAGGCCATGGCGCACGGGTTGCCGATGATCGTCACGCCGAACGCGGGCAGCGTGGCGCGCGCCGATGAAGACGCGCTCTTCGTGCCGCCCGGCGACATCGACGCGCTCGCCGACGCGCTGCGACGGCTGCACGACGACGCCGATCTGCGCGATCGCCTTTTACGATCCGCACGGGCGCGCGTGGAACAATTCCCGTGGGCGGCGTACGGCGAGCGCACCGCCGAAACGCATCAGCGGTTGGCGTAG
- a CDS encoding ketopantoate reductase family protein → MRWMIVGAGAIGATLAAWMDDAGLDVTLVARPRSALILARGIPVRGASGTISRNVRVVASVAEAGDADFAILTTKSGDVASAAEDVRARFGPDLPALALQNGAAHLTVLPTILPRTIFGIAAYNVWCESDGVFGARERGPVAMGATTPDLDALVRSAARELGRALPVRVTDRIVDAIHHKIVVNLANSITTLVGAGFREVPDRADLRRMTTAVLWEGMRVIRGAGYRPVSGAGMPPPAILWAGARLPDRLTRRLIERNMGRMAVSSMAQDVIGRGRANTELDAINGRIVELAREHGIDAPLNTALYDLCREEFAKGAAFVPWNPARAWTEIRGRAGAI, encoded by the coding sequence ATGCGTTGGATGATCGTGGGAGCGGGGGCGATCGGCGCGACGCTCGCCGCCTGGATGGATGACGCCGGGCTCGACGTCACGCTCGTCGCAAGGCCCCGCTCGGCGCTGATCCTCGCGCGCGGCATCCCCGTGCGCGGCGCGTCGGGCACCATTTCCCGCAACGTACGCGTCGTCGCCTCGGTGGCCGAGGCGGGCGACGCCGATTTCGCCATCCTGACTACGAAGTCCGGCGATGTTGCGAGTGCCGCCGAAGACGTGCGCGCGCGCTTCGGACCCGATCTGCCCGCGCTGGCGCTGCAAAACGGCGCGGCGCATCTGACCGTGCTGCCCACGATTCTGCCGCGTACGATCTTCGGCATCGCGGCCTACAATGTATGGTGCGAATCCGACGGCGTTTTCGGCGCGCGCGAGCGCGGCCCCGTCGCGATGGGCGCGACCACTCCCGATCTCGACGCGCTCGTGCGATCGGCCGCGCGGGAACTTGGACGTGCGTTGCCCGTGCGCGTCACCGATCGCATCGTCGACGCGATCCACCACAAGATCGTCGTCAACCTCGCAAACTCGATCACCACGCTCGTCGGCGCGGGGTTCCGCGAGGTGCCCGATCGCGCGGACCTGCGCCGCATGACCACCGCCGTATTGTGGGAGGGCATGCGCGTGATTCGCGGCGCGGGGTATCGCCCGGTGAGCGGCGCGGGCATGCCGCCGCCGGCGATCTTGTGGGCGGGCGCGCGCCTGCCCGACCGCCTTACGCGCCGCCTCATCGAACGCAACATGGGCCGCATGGCCGTGTCGTCGATGGCGCAGGACGTGATCGGTCGCGGCCGCGCAAACACCGAACTCGACGCGATCAACGGTCGCATCGTCGAGCTGGCGCGAGAACACGGCATCGACGCGCCCCTCAACACTGCGCTCTACGATTTGTGCCGCGAAGAATTCGCGAAGGGCGCGGCGTTCGTTCCGTGGAACCCGGCGCGCGCGTGGACGGAAATCCGCGGAAGGGCGGGGGCAATCTAG
- a CDS encoding glycosyltransferase, with translation MHVMPWPLTAGGAQRFFVDLASSQTAYADVHAICPEGGDFWNAMLAGVTVHAIAREASGVALLEVIAPDLVHHHHPSGGWLLAAARRTGAAILGTQHRWRENVDPTRAAEVLPICGPGPGVIRHGVDLEEYRPSPPAPLPPGGRGESGTGSSRLTLLPLDGRGVAEGRGEGSIGIVGRLSPEKIPMSFIDALARRAATGAMRGATWRFVGRGIDRPEARVLERRLVAIPGVEIAGDVPPDAMPGAYRELAVLVVPSVHESVSYAAIEAMACGVPVVARAVEGLPETIGDADLLAETDDALIDAALALRADTKLRETLVRRGRERAERLFDVRRMRIAYERTAVRLTCGVVRAGDPDLDVSVVIPVWNTRGEWLRECVESVASQAGARFEIVLVDDGTDADGTLAELAAWEGAANVRVIRRSANGGVGPALNDGIRVARADLIARIDGDDVMPAGRLARQVAIMRERPGLTLVAGQMIVCDERGREIARPVRRFDTSRFIGAQDFAIAHPTVCVRRAAVLRLGGYIAGHAEDFDLWCRLHLAGARMEVAPDVWAYYRHHPDQQTAKREHGECARELRRQWAARAGEFTPAI, from the coding sequence GTGCACGTCATGCCCTGGCCGCTCACCGCGGGCGGCGCGCAGCGGTTTTTCGTCGATCTCGCGTCGTCGCAGACGGCGTACGCCGACGTTCACGCGATCTGCCCCGAGGGCGGCGATTTCTGGAACGCGATGCTCGCGGGCGTGACGGTCCACGCGATCGCGCGCGAGGCGAGCGGGGTCGCGCTACTGGAGGTGATCGCGCCCGATCTCGTCCATCACCATCACCCCAGCGGCGGCTGGCTGCTCGCCGCTGCGCGGCGCACGGGCGCGGCGATCCTCGGCACGCAGCATCGCTGGCGCGAAAATGTTGACCCCACGCGCGCGGCAGAGGTGTTGCCGATCTGCGGGCCGGGGCCGGGCGTCATCCGGCACGGGGTGGACTTGGAGGAGTATCGGCCCTCACCCCCGGCCCCTCTCCCGCCGGGCGGGAGAGGGGAGAGCGGCACCGGCAGTTCTCGTCTTACCCTTCTCCCGTTGGACGGGAGAGGGGTGGCCGAAGGCCGGGGTGAGGGCTCCATCGGCATCGTCGGCCGTCTCTCACCCGAGAAGATTCCGATGTCGTTCATCGACGCGCTGGCACGGCGGGCGGCGACGGGAGCCATGCGCGGCGCGACGTGGCGCTTCGTCGGGCGCGGCATTGATCGGCCCGAGGCGCGCGTCCTCGAGCGGAGGCTCGTCGCCATTCCGGGCGTCGAAATCGCGGGTGATGTGCCGCCCGACGCGATGCCCGGTGCGTATCGCGAACTCGCCGTGCTCGTCGTGCCCTCGGTGCACGAGTCGGTGTCGTATGCGGCGATCGAGGCGATGGCGTGCGGCGTGCCCGTGGTCGCGCGCGCTGTGGAGGGACTGCCCGAGACGATCGGCGACGCGGACCTGCTCGCCGAAACGGACGACGCGCTAATCGACGCCGCGCTCGCTCTGCGCGCGGACACGAAACTCCGCGAAACCCTAGTGCGCCGGGGCCGCGAGCGCGCCGAGCGGCTGTTCGACGTGCGTCGCATGCGCATTGCGTATGAACGCACGGCGGTGCGTCTGACCTGCGGCGTGGTGCGCGCGGGCGATCCCGATCTCGACGTGAGCGTGGTGATCCCGGTGTGGAACACGCGCGGCGAGTGGCTGCGCGAGTGCGTGGAAAGCGTCGCGTCGCAGGCGGGCGCGCGGTTTGAGATCGTGCTCGTGGACGACGGCACCGACGCGGACGGCACGCTCGCCGAACTCGCGGCGTGGGAAGGTGCGGCCAACGTCCGCGTGATCCGCCGAAGCGCAAACGGCGGTGTGGGTCCGGCGCTGAACGACGGCATCCGCGTGGCGCGCGCAGACCTCATCGCCCGCATCGACGGCGACGACGTCATGCCCGCCGGGCGGCTCGCGCGGCAGGTCGCCATCATGCGGGAGCGACCCGGCCTGACGCTCGTTGCGGGGCAGATGATTGTGTGCGACGAGCGCGGGCGCGAGATCGCGCGGCCGGTGCGCCGCTTCGACACGTCGCGGTTCATCGGCGCGCAGGACTTCGCGATCGCGCATCCCACGGTGTGCGTGCGCCGCGCCGCGGTGCTGCGTCTGGGCGGGTACATCGCGGGCCATGCGGAGGATTTCGACCTGTGGTGCCGGCTGCATCTCGCGGGTGCGCGCATGGAGGTCGCGCCCGACGTATGGGCGTATTACCGCCACCATCCCGACCAGCAGACGGCGAAACGCGAGCACGGCGAATGCGCGCGCGAGTTGCGCCGCCAGTGGGCCGCACGGGCGGGGGAGTTTACCCCGGCGATCTAG
- a CDS encoding AAA family ATPase, with translation MLTRLKVQGFKNLVDIDVRFGPFTCVAGRNGVGKSNLFDAILFLSDLTEKSLIEALTGVRGETRAKEAGRVFSRGTHAHAGKMTFEAEMIVPKWGEDDLGQAVEASATFLRYSLEIRRTQSSDAGGDTYEIASERLDYVKKSEAKSALPFARGYKEWRESAFQGRRTTPFISTRVNTEYVQEFKIHEDSGHQGRGSSFQSSGLARTLLSTIRTAESPTALMAKREMQSWRLLQLEPAHLRTPDEYRTAAVLGPEGRGLAATLNRLISYGKHKTTEQWAVQQRLVNRLKELVDVENIDVDRDEKRELFTTIVTNRIGTVFSARELSDGTLRFLALAALEQDPKWNGLLCMEEPENGIHPTRIPRIIDLLRGLTVDLDAKIGKDNPLRQVILNTHSPEVVGLVPYDSLLLADTIPSGDDARVESLVLRPLRDTWRTASDASIRPATKGDVLAILNALPAALATEEEREAEDSDAPRVKRVARRSDFRQLSMFASDDGG, from the coding sequence ATGCTGACACGCCTGAAAGTCCAGGGGTTCAAGAACCTCGTCGACATCGACGTGCGGTTCGGTCCCTTCACTTGCGTCGCGGGGCGAAACGGCGTCGGCAAGTCCAACCTGTTCGACGCGATCCTGTTTCTGTCCGATCTGACCGAGAAATCCCTGATCGAGGCTCTGACCGGCGTTCGCGGCGAGACCCGAGCCAAGGAGGCCGGTCGTGTGTTCAGTCGAGGCACGCATGCGCACGCGGGGAAGATGACATTTGAAGCGGAAATGATCGTCCCCAAATGGGGCGAAGACGATCTGGGCCAAGCCGTCGAGGCGAGTGCGACATTCCTGCGATACTCGTTGGAGATTCGTAGAACCCAGTCCAGCGATGCCGGGGGCGACACCTACGAGATTGCGAGCGAACGACTCGATTACGTCAAGAAGAGTGAGGCGAAGTCCGCTCTGCCGTTCGCGCGCGGATACAAGGAATGGCGCGAATCGGCGTTTCAGGGGCGACGAACGACCCCTTTTATCTCCACACGGGTAAACACCGAGTACGTTCAGGAATTCAAGATTCACGAGGACAGCGGTCATCAGGGACGCGGTTCGAGCTTTCAGTCATCCGGTTTGGCTCGAACGCTTCTGTCCACGATCCGGACGGCAGAATCGCCGACCGCGCTGATGGCAAAGCGCGAGATGCAGTCGTGGAGATTGCTTCAACTGGAGCCGGCCCATTTGCGCACACCCGATGAGTATCGAACGGCCGCGGTGCTGGGACCGGAAGGCCGCGGTCTCGCCGCAACTCTGAACCGTTTGATCTCGTACGGAAAACACAAGACCACGGAGCAATGGGCGGTCCAACAACGACTGGTCAATCGCCTGAAGGAACTGGTCGACGTCGAGAATATCGATGTGGATCGCGACGAGAAACGGGAGCTCTTCACGACGATCGTCACGAATCGAATCGGAACGGTCTTCAGCGCCCGCGAGCTCTCGGACGGCACGCTGCGTTTTCTCGCGCTTGCCGCGTTGGAGCAGGACCCGAAATGGAACGGTCTGCTTTGCATGGAAGAGCCGGAAAATGGCATCCATCCGACGCGGATACCCAGGATCATCGACCTTCTTCGAGGGCTGACGGTCGATCTGGACGCGAAGATTGGCAAAGACAATCCGCTTCGGCAGGTGATCTTGAACACGCACAGTCCGGAAGTGGTCGGCCTTGTCCCATACGACAGCCTTCTCCTCGCCGACACGATTCCGTCGGGCGACGACGCGCGTGTCGAATCGCTCGTGCTCCGACCACTTCGGGACACGTGGCGAACGGCGTCCGACGCCTCCATCCGGCCGGCGACGAAGGGCGATGTCCTAGCAATACTCAATGCCCTTCCGGCAGCTCTGGCGACGGAGGAGGAGCGCGAAGCGGAAGACAGCGACGCTCCCCGGGTGAAACGCGTCGCGAGAAGATCCGACTTTCGGCAATTATCGATGTTCGCGTCTGATGACGGGGGTTGA